The genome window ATTGAAGAAATTATAGAGTTAGCAAAAAAGGTGGGTGCTTTAGTTGTTCTAGATTGTGCTCAAAGTATGAGCACTCATTCAGAAGATTTATTTGCACTTGGTGCTGATGCTATCGTATTTAGTCCGCATAAAATATATGGCCCTTCAGGTATTGGTGTTCTTGCAATGAGTGAAAAACTTTTAGCAGAATTGCCTCCTTTATTGTTTGGCGGAGGAATGATTTCATCAGTTACCTTGGAGGAAAGTTTGTGGACGACAGGTCCTGCGAAATTTGAAGCTGGAACCCCAGCTATTACTGAAGCCATAGGTTTAAAATCCGCTATTCTGTGGTTAGAAGAATGTGGAAGAAAAAGAATTCAAGAGCATGCGCAAAATTTAGCACACCAGTTTGCAGAAGGTCTCCAAAAAATCCCGAATATTGAAATATTTAGCCCTTTAACTGGCAAAGAGACAATTATCCCATTTCGGCATAAAAAAGTGCATGCGCATGATCTTGCTACCATTTTAGATTATAGCAATGTTGCAATGCGGGCTGGGCATCACTGTGCTTGGCCTCTTATTCGTAGCTTGGGTGTCGATGCTCTCGTCAGAAGTAGCTTTGCTGTCTATTCGGATAGCGATGATGTAGAAATAGCCCTTGAAGCTATAAAAAATTCTTATAAATAGTGATAGATTTATTGTAAATATTTATATTATGTTGATCTAGCGTCGCAATTGTCGATCTTATGTATTTGAAGTGGTATCCCTTAATATAGGTTGTATTTTGACCTAAAGTGATAAGAATTTTGGAGTTTTGGAAGTATGTCGGAAAACCTGCAATCATCACAGACGATAGAGCTAAATTCATTGTATCAGGAAGTAATCGTTGATCATTCAAAACGTCCTCGTTTTAAGTCAAAACAATTTCCTTGCCAATTTTGTCAAGAAGGGAAAAACCCTTTGTGTGGTGACATGATAACCGTGTTTTGTAACATTCAGACTAAAGAAAACTCTTTTCCACTTCTCTCTATTGGATTTGACGGTTCTGGATGCTCCATAAGTCAAGCTAGCGCAAGCATTATGTGTGAAAAACTCCAAAATGTTACTTTATCTCAGGCACAACAAGCAATTCAATTAGCCGAACAAATATATACTGGAAAAGTAACAGTTAATTCAAACGATCTGGATGAAGATATTGAAGCGTTAAATGGCGTAAGTAAATTCCCTGTAAGAATAAAATGTGCCGCGTTACCTTGGAAAACTTTGGATCTTCTTCTAAATGATAGCTTTGATGAAAAAGGCATGCCAAAAAGTGGCTGTGATAAAAACGAAAATTGTGCAAAATCTAATAATAATAAACGCAAATTAAAAATTGTAACAACAGAAGCTTAGAATTTGTTATTTTAGGAGATCGTTCCAAATGTTATCCATCAAAAACTTAAAGGCATCAGTAGGTGAAAAAGAAATTCTTAAAGGAATAAACCTTGATGTTCCAAAAGGCGAAGTACATGTCATTATGGGGCCCAACGGAGTAGGTAAATCCACTTTAGCACATGTGCTAATGGGCTCAAAAGCTTATCAATTATCTAATGGTCATATCTATTTAGATTCTGAAGACATTAGTCAATTAGATACTGCTGAAAGAGCAAAAAAAGGAGTGTTTCTAGCATTTCAATATCCCGTTGCTGTTCCAGGACTTCGCTTGTCTGAATATCTCAGAAATTTATATAATATTCGCCATGAGAAACAATTAAGCGTTTCTGAGTTTAGAAAAGTTTTGAAAGATAAACTCCAGCTTTTAGAAATCGACAGAGTAACTTTACAAAGATATTTAAACGATGGGTTTTCTGGCGGTGAAATGAAGCGTTTTGAAATGCTTCAACTACTATTGCTAGAACCAAAATTAGCTATTCTTGATGAAATTGATTCTGGTGTGGATGTCGATGCGCAAAAAATTGTAGCTAATTGTATAAATCATGTCGCTAAAGAAACAAAAACTAGTTTTCTTATTGTTACGCACTATCAGCGCCTTCTAAGTTTTATAAAACCTGATAAAGTACATGTTGTTTTAGACGGGATAATTCATCGTTCTGGTGACATGTCTTTGGTAGATGAGTTAGAACGTAACGGATATGATCATATTCGTCAAAATCATCCTACAGTAACTTTATAAGTTTAAAGTTTGCGAGGAATAGTTATGCAGAAGAAAAAAACAAACGAACAAGATCCAAATCTAGAAGCAAAATCTCAATTAAATATTCTTGATGATTATAAATACGGATTTCATGTTAAAGAAAATTATGTGTTTAAAGGAGCAAAATCTGATAAAGGTTTAACAAAAGAAATTGTTACTGAAATTTCTAAGTTCAAAAATGAACCTGAATGGATGCTTGAATTTCGCTTAAATGCTTTAAATATATTCCATGAAAAGCCTATGCCTACTTGGGGTGATACAAAAGCTTTAAATGAAATTGATTTTACAAATATTCACTATTTTGTCCGTCCTACTGAAAGAGTTGGAACGAGTTGGGATGAAGTTCCAACAGAAATTAAAGATACTTTTGATCGCTTAGGTATTCCAGAAGCAGAAAGAAAATTTTTAGCAGGAGTTTCTGCCCAGTTTGAATCTGAAGTGGTTTATCATAGTATGCAAAAACAACTTGAAGAAAAAGGCGTACTCTTTTTTGATATGGATACTGGTCTCAGACTTTATCCAGATATTGTGAAAAAATATTTTGGATCAGTTATTCCTTCCCATGATAACAAATTTGCGGCCTTAAATTCTGCAGTTTGGAGTGGTGGAAGTTTTATATATGTTCCTAAAGGCGTTCATGTCGATATCCCTTTGCAAGCTTATTTTAGAATTAATACTGAAAATATGGGACAATTTGAAAGAACTTTAATTATTGCAGATGAAGGTTCTTCCGTTCATTATATCGAAGGTTGTACTGCGCCTGTTTACCGTTCTGACTCCTTACATTCAGCTGTTGTCGAATTGATAGCAATGAAAGGTGCAAAAATTCGCTATACGACAATTCAAAACTGGTCAAAAAATATATTTAATTTAGTTACCAAAAGAGCATACGCTTATGAAGATGCCTTGGTAGAATGGGTTGATGGAAATATTGGCTCTAAATTAACAATGAAATATCCTGCTGTTTATTTAATGGGGCCTAGAGCTAGAGGTGAAATTTTATCTGTTGCGTTTGGTGGGAAAGGTATGCACCAAGATGCTGGCGCAAAAATTATCCATGCAGCACCTAATACTACAAGTGTAATTACATCAAAATCTATTTCAAAAGATGGCGGTTGTACCACTTACCGTGGGCTTGTAAAAATTCCTAAAGGTATTGTTGGTTGTAAAAGTAAAGTGCAATGCGACGCTTTGTTAATGGATGAGAAATCGTCATCCATAACTTATCCAACTATGGAAATTGAAGAGCAAATTGGTACAGAAGTGGGACATGAAGCGAGTGTAAGTCGTGTCAGTGATGACCAAATTTATTACTTAACAAGCCGTGGTTTTTCGGAACGCCAAGCAACTTTGATGGTTGTAAATGGATTTATTGAAGCCTTTGTTAAGGAATTACCAATGGAATATGCGGTTGAGTTAAATCGATTGATTGAAATTGAATTTGAAGGAGTAGGTTAAATATTATGACATTGGATTATTTTGATGGAAAAAAATTATCTTTGTGTCCAACTTACCCTGAAGAAAGTTGGCGAAAAACAAATCCTGAAATTTTCTTTTTACCAGAAAATGAAGTAATTAATTTCGAAGGAAATAATACCTTAGAAAACTTACAGAATCATTTTCTTCCTTGGAAGGTTGCATTTCGTAGTGAGAATCTATTATCTGATAAAATTAATGATTTAACTGAATTTCTCGGAAGTAGTAGTATAGAAATAATTAAAAATGAATTGGCTAGAATTATATTTGTTGAAGTATTTCATGGCCGTGTAGATATTTCTGCTTCAAATTCATTAAAATCAAGTGTTGAATATTCTTCAAAACCTTCAGAAATTGAATCAATTGCTCCCAATAGTGATATTGGTTTTGCTTTAGCTAGTCGTCTGAAAGCATCTTCTCCGCATGAATTTTGTATCTCTATTAATAATAGTAATAATAATGAAGTTCCTTTAATAATTGTGAAAAATAATACTTCACCTGATTTTTCTCAATCTTATTCTGCTATGAAAATTGAAATAGAAAAAGGGAGTAGAGCCGATTTATTATTAATAGATGGTCGTGCACCGTTTAATTATCATAGACATTCTATTGTAATTCATGAGAAAAGTGTATTAAATCAATTTTGGCTTCAATACTCTAGCAACGAAATGAATAAATCTGTTTCATTATATGAACGTTCAGTTAAGTTATCAGCTAATGCTACATTTAATGATGCACAGTTATTTTTACCTGAAGGAAACTCTAGAGTAACATCTAATGTAATATTTCAAGGTGAAAAAGGTCAAGCAAATTCTGGTGGAGCTGTTGTTTCGCTCAAAGGAAAATTTGATTATGAACCAATCCAACATCATAAAAAACCACAATGTCAGTCTGCTTTAAATCTTAAAATGATTTTAGCGTCTAGAGCTAGAAGTGTATTTCAAGGTTTAGTGAAGATAGATAAAAATGCTGGTAAAACAAAAGCTTTTCAATTAAATAAAAACCTTTTACTTAGTAAACAAGCTAGAGTTGATGCATCGCCAAGATTAGAAATTTTACCGAATGATGTGGTTTGTAAGCATGGAAGTGCTACTGGTGAAGTTGATCAAAAACAACTATATTATATGGCTACTAGAGGTTTTTCTCCTACTGAAGCAAAAAAACTTATCATCCATAGTTTTGCTAGAGAAACTCTAAATAATTTATCTGAAGCTTCTGTATTGTTACCCATTGCAGAAGCAACATTAGAACATGTGCTTGTAAATACCCTTGATAAGGTTTAAACGGCATGTCTTATTTTAGAGTTTGTTTACTAAGTGATTTGTCTGATTCAAAACCAAAAAAATTTGAAATTGATGGAATTGAGTTATTATTTGTAAAGTCTATTTTTCAATTAGATAAAGTTTGGGCTTTTGATAGTAATTGCAATCATGCTGATAAGCCTTTAGAAAATGGTAGATGGAATGCAGAGAAAGCCGAAATCACATGCCCATTTCATAAAGCTGTTTTTTCAATTAAAGATGGAGGGGAGGTTAAGTCTCCTCCTGCCTGTGTTCCTTTGTCTGTTTACGAAACAGAAATAAGAGAAGAAAATTCTTCTCAGGTTGTTTTTGTAAAATTAGATTAATTGTAAATTAAAGGGGATTATCATGCCTAGCTTTGACATTGTTTCAGAAGTTAGTATTCAAGAAGTAGATAATGCAGTAAATCAGGCGCAAAAAGAGTTGGCTTCGCGCTACGATTTTAAAGGCAAAAAATATGAATTGATTTTAGATAAGCAAAAAGCAGAAATGAAATTAACTGCAGATTCAGAATCACACGTAGTTGCAATGGCCGATATAGTGAATTCAAAGTTACTTAAACGTGGAATTGATTTAGTTTCTTTAGATGTCGAAAAGATAAAACCGGTTGGTGGAATGCAACTATCGCAAAGTATAAAAATAAAACAGGGTATTGAGACAGATGTTGCTAAAAAAATAACAAAAGCCATAAAAGATGCAAAATTAAAAGTAGATACTCAAATTCAAGATAAACAAATTCGAGTTTCGGGAAAAAAAATTGATGATTTGCAATTAGTAATTGCAATGTTAAAAGAAAAGCAACAAGAATTTAAAATACCAATGCAGTTTGTAAATATGAAAAATTAATCTTTTTTGGAAATATTATATCTCCCATTTTGTTATGATAGAGCAAAAAAAAGTATTAATTTATTTTAAATATTCTCTATATTAAAAAAATATTATCATATTTAATTTTTTTCTTTTTTTGCTAAAATTAGAATATTGAAAGAGTTGATCCTAAAGAAAAAATAATTGTACATTCATTTTGTTTAATAAAAAAATTCCTTTAAGATATTTTAAAATAATAAAATAAAGGGGGTTTTTGTTGAAAAATATTTTTAAATGTATAGTTCTTTCAATTTTTTTTATGTTTTATAATTCTGCATTTGCATCTAGAGGATTAATTTTGAGTGCAGACAATTCCATTAACTACTATGAAAATGGAGAATTAATTCGTAAAGTTATTCAATTGCCAAGCAGTAACTACTCAATTTCATATACAGGAGATAATTTTTTTTATGCAAAATATTTTAAAGAGGATAAAAAATATTCTTTACACATTTGTAATTTACTAACTGCTAAATGTAATCCTATCGAAACACCAAAAGAAACAGCTGAAATAGTAGATATTTCATTTTCAGATAATGGATATGGATTAATTGCTAGAACAGATAATAAAATTGACATTTATTTTGAAGGAAGCTATTCATACTCTATTCCGATTGAGGGAAGAGAAATTAAAGGTGTCTCTTTTGTTGGAGATTATTTTTATGTATTACAGGTGAAGGAAAATAGATATAATTGGATTTCATCTAGTATAAAAAAGTGTAGTTTATTAAATTTAATTTGTAGTGATTATATCCAGATTAATCAACAAATAACATCTATTTTTAGCAATGAACAAAATGACATTTTTGCGCTGAGTAAGGACGGTTACATATTTTACTTTTTTAATGGGCAATATCAGTGGCAAAAAAAATTTATAAATTACTATGCAGATAATTTATCTTTTACCGATCAAGGATTTGTTATTCGCCAGCAGTATACTGAAAAAATAAACAATATTTTACAGCCTAGTCGTTACACGGCAAGCTTTTTTCTTTGTTCAATAGAAGAAAATTATTGTGAAAAAATTCAAACAACAAATACTATACCTGTAAAAGGATCTTTTAAGTAATAGAAAAATCTACTAAAAAGCCTTCATGTCTTCTGACATTAAAAACATGGTTTTTAAACATTAAATATTGACCTTTAATTCCCATAATTTCTTCTTCAAAAGTATTATTCTTTTCTAAATTTATCGATTGAAATTTATTAATTTGTTCAGGGAATGGATATTCTATATTTAATATCGTAGGATTTTCAAATAAAGTTATTTCATTTTTTAACTTTAAATGTGTTGGTAATTTAGCTTTGTATTCATCTAATTCTAATAGAGAATTACTTTTTATCCATTGTGATATTTTGGTATAAGTTTCATAAAAAAGAGAAATGGACGGTTTTTCATTTCCGCTTTTGAGCATATTGATCCAATGACTTTTATCATGAATGATTTCTTTTAATTTATGTTCTAATATTCCAGCTTGATTTCTAGATGAAACTTTTGCAAGTAATACAGCGCTTGTTGCTCCTTGATCTATCCAGCGAGTTGGAATTTGAGATTCTCTTGTAATTCCAACTTTAAATTTATCTGTATAAGAGAGGTAGACATAATGTGGTTGATAACAGTATTCATCACCCCAAGTCGGTTCCCGGCAGGTGCCGTTCATGTAGTGACATAAATGTGGACTCATAATGCATTTATCAGCGCATGCTTTATATTTAAAACAAGGAAAGCAAAAGCCATCAAATAGTTTTTTTACAACTTTTGTACATGAATTACAGTTGTAATTTCCTAAATGAAATAATTTTATTTTTCTTTGTTTACCTATTGGAATTATTTTTTCTTTATCAAGAAAATATGTGATATTAATATCAATTGTTTCTTTAGAATTTAATTGTTTGTTTTCAAGTTTTTCTAATGAGAAAGTTGTTGTTCTTGGAATAATTTCGTAATTCATTTTTACTAAAGGATAATTTCTTTTTTGGAGGATATAATTCAAGATTGACACCCTTTTCGTCAAAGTCTAAACATGATGTAACAATGTGTTGATTTCAACACCCGAGCAATTTTTGTAACATATAATATATAGAGCAGTCATGCCGATAACATTAAAGTGTCTGTCATGAAATGGAGCCAAGAAGGTGAAATTTAATAATATCAATATCTTAGATAAAAATGAACCCTCTAAAAAAAAGAAAGTATTTCTTACTGCTTGTAAAACGCTAACAACATTCTGTTTTTTGCCATTGCTAGTGAGTTGTCAAAGCTCTTTAAAGCAATCTGATTTGTATTTATCATCCGAAAATTCTGAAATATATAGTAAAAACAGTAGCATAGATAAAAAGTTAGCAAATAACGAAAAGCAAGAATCAAATCAAAGTACTTCCAGATTTGATGCGAAAAAAGAAAGTAAAAAGCAAGGAATAGTTAAGTCACAAAAGCCACAACAAGCCTATGCTCCGCCAAAAAAGACAAAGCCAGAAGAAGACTTAGAGTTATCCTCTGATAATAATATCATTCCAAGTCCTGACGAAACTGAAGATCTCAATGATAACCTTTCTTTGACAACATCTGATGAGGCTATTTCACTTGAAAAACTTGAAACTTCTGAACTAGCCGGCTTTTCTCAAAATTACTCAACAGGAGAAGGAGCGGAAAACACTCTTATATGTGATGACAACATTTATTATGACTCTTGGAAAGAGCAATTTGACAGTCAATGGTTGGCTAATCACGGACATGAACATAGTTCTGTAGCTCAAAGAAACAAAGCTTTAGCCCTCGCAAGAACAAATGAATATATAAAAATAGTTTATCCTTCGATTGAAAAAACAGGATTTGATTTTCCTGTAGTCATTAATCAACAAGTTTTGCAATGGATTAATTACTTCACTAATCCCGGAAGAAATTATTTTGTTGTCTGGTTAAAGCGAGGAAGGGCATTAATGCCTAAAATGGAGAAAATTTTAGAAGAATATGGTCTTCCTAAAGATTTAAAATATTTATCAATGATTGAATCAGGTTATAACCCAAAAGCTCTAAGTTACGTTGGTGCTGTTGGACTATGGCAATTTATGCCTGCTACAGCTAGGGAAAATGGTTTAATTATTAACGATTACCTAGATGAACGCCGTGATTTAAATAAATCTACTAGAGCGGCAGCTAATTATTTATCTCGTCTTTATTCAACATTTGGATCTTGGCATTTATCTGCTGCAAGTTACAATGGAGGACCAGGTCTAGTCAGAAAAACTCTGAGAAATTATGGAACAGATTCCTCTTTTTTTGAATTAACTTCTATGGGAGTTGTAAATAAAGAAACAGCCGATTATGTACCAAAATTAATTGCAGCTATGATTATCGCAAAAAATCAAGAAAAATTTGGCTTTGATACAACTGATGCTCCGCTGCCAGCACCTACAAAAATTGTTGAAGTAAAACGTTCCATAGCGCTTTCCGATTTAGCTCAAAATTTAAAAATTGATAAAAGTGTATTAGAAGCAATGAACCCAGAGCTGAGATTGGGCATTACTCCTCCAGCGAGCGCTACTGCTGAAGGAAAATTCGATTTGGAAGTACCAGCGAGTCACTATGAAAATGCTCTTTTGGCAATTAATCAGTTACCTGAAGCTTCAAATAAATATATTATTGCTGCAAGAATTCATAGACGCGAATCATTGGTTTCTTTTGCTGCGCGTTACAAAGTATCACAAGCCGCCATTTTACATGCTAACAGTAAGTTAAAAGCTAATGCGCATTTGAGAAAGGGTCAAGTTATATATATTCCTATCTCTTTAGGGAACGGTATGTATGATAAGCTAACTGCACAAAAGTTTTTGGCGAAAAGAAATGCTTCGAAAAAATCACAAATACATCATATTTCTTCAAAAAATAGTAAAATAGTCGCACAAAACGAGCATATAAGTAAGTCTAAAAAAGCTAAATCTTCTTCCATGCAAAAAAGTAAAAAGAAAATTAAAAGCCTAGCTACTGCTCAACAAAAAAGTAGTAAAGGAAAAAAGGTTGCCACATCAGGCAATCGGAAAACTTCTCGCTAGACCTATTTGCCTTTCTAAAATATGTTGTGCTAATCAAATTGAGTCAGGAATCGGAGAGCTGGCAGAGTGGTTGAATGTACCTGATTCGAAATCAGGCGTACTCATTTCAGGGTACCGAGGGTTCGAATCCCTCGCTCTCCGCCATTATATTAAAAGTTTCAATCTTAGATAGTTTCTTTAAAATCTTTATCTGCTATTAATTTTTTTTATTTTCAAAACTTTAAATTATTTTTTAAAATTAAAGGAATATCATTGTTTAATTTATATTAAAGACACTTCAAAAAACTAACTCCCTTTTATTTTTTTTTAATAGTACAATTTTTAAAGAAGACTCTAAAAAATTTATGCTCTTGGAGGAGAAGTGAAGAGTTATGTGTTTTGCTTCTTAATGTTACTAAAAAGTAACTTAATTTTTGCGAATAACTATATGCTAAGAGTTCCTACTTTTGAAAGTAAACCAAAATTTTATAAAAAAAATGGGAAGGTTATTGGATTATGTATTGATGTTTTGTCAGAAATTGAAAAAGTTGAGCCAAAATTGAAATTTACGGGGATGGATGAACAAATTTCAATCGTCCAAATAGAGCAAATGGTAACAGATGGGGAGGCTGATATTTTTCTATGCAATGGTGAAACTGAACGTCGAAATGTAAAATTGAAGAAAGTAAATGTGCCAATATTTCAAGCTCAATCAGTGCTAGTAGCAAGAAGTGAAGACGCTGTTGAAATTAAAAATATCCAAGATTTACAAAAACTCTATCCTAATAATTTAGTTCTTTCATGGAAAGGTACGGAACAAAATGATTGGATACTAAAAAAATCAAAGGTCATGACTGATAGTGGAATATCAGGCACGAATAATATGGAACGGTTGTTTCAAATGCTGCTAACAAATAGAGGGCGATTTTTATTTGTCCAAAAATATACAGCTATAAATAGCATAAAAGAATTAAGTTTGGAAAAGAAAGTTAAAATACTTCATCCACCTCTTTCAGTTTCAAATAGATATATTTGGGTTTCAAGAAAAGTTCCTTTAGAAGCAGTTAACTTAATTGAAAAAGCATTAAATAAATTAAAAGCTAAAAAAATTTTACATGAGCTTGCAAAAAAATACGATATTGATTAATTTTTCTTATAAATTTCATTTGTATTTAAATTTATATGTGACAGTATGCAGAATACGATACATAAAATAGATCCAAGCATAAGAGCATAAAAACCAGCATGCCATCCATATTTGTCTACTAAAAAGCCAAATAAAGAAGTACCTAATGTCGCTCCTAAAATATAGCTCATAAATCCTCTTAATCCTACTGCAGATCCAACTGCAAATTTAGGAACAACTTCCATAGTTTGAACTGAGGCTAAAAATTGTGGAACATAAATAAGGCATCCAACAATCGAGGCAAATATAGTTACCGTATGAACGGATTCACTTTGCCAGTATCCAATAATACATACAAAAATTAATGACATACAAATAATTGCTAAAGGCATAGGTCTACCCTTAAATAATTTGTCTGAAATGTATCCTGCTAATAAAGTAGATGGAATTGCTGCCCATTCAAAAAATAAAAATGCAATACTCATTTCATTTTTAGTGAAATCTTTTTCTTTTAATAAATAAATAGGCAACCAGCTTAACATTCCAAAGCGTACCATATAGACAAACACATCGACGAATGCGACATACCAGGCATTTTTATTTTTAAGAACATATTTTATAAAAATTTGATAAGCGGACATATTTTCAGGAGGGTGTTCTTCATTTTTTTGGTTTGCAGTCATTTTTTCAGGGATAATATCTTTTAATTCAGGCAATCCTTCTTGAGAAGGAGAGCCTTTTCCAAGATAAATAACTAAAAAAGCGATTCCAATTGATATTCCTGCAGGAATAATAAAACTAGAAATTTGCCATTTATCTTGCCCAAGTACAGCGAGGGAACCGCCGATTATAGGAGAAACAACTCCTCCTCCAATATTATGTGATATGTTCCATATGGAGCCTACTCTTCCTCTTTCGGAGCTTGGAAACCAATTTGCAATAGTAATAAATGAGGGAGCTACTCCCATTCCTTGAAAAATACCATTTAAAATAACAAAACCTACAAAAACCCAGAATAAAGAGCTAAATCCTAGTCCTATATTTACAATTGAACAAAGAATTAAACCAAGAGCCATATACATTTTTGGATTAGCTTTATCAGCTAAACTACTCATTACTCCCTTGCTAATTCCATAAGAGATGAGCATGCAACTGCTTAAAAAACCAATTTGAGTATTTGTTAATTGCAATTCGTGCTGTAAATATGGAGTCGAAAGAGTAAAATTGTTACGTACTAAATAATATGATAAATACCCAATAAAAACACTTGAAAGAGCCATAATACGAAATCGGTTATAGGTCTCCTTTATTTTTTCATTGGGAATTTTTACTACAGAAGTTTTTGGTTTTAATATTGAAAACATTTGAACCACCAAAATAGAATTATTTTACATAATATTTTATATTATAAACTATAGTATAAAATATTCAATTTTATAATTCTTTTTATCTTATATTTTCAAGCTTATTTTAATTTATTTTATTATTTAAAATATTTCAATGAGTTTTATGGTTTTTTTATATGTTTTTATTAAGATAAATTTTTTTTTAATATATTATAAATAATTTTATATTTTTTATTCATTATTAGTGGTTGAGTTTTTATTTTGAATTGTTAAAATATGAGTAAATTTGTTATTCTTTCAATCTATACTTATGAGAATTATGAATATTTCATTTTTATAATTTATTTAATTTTGTAAAATAATATAAATTATGCTACTTTGTTTTTTAAAATCTTATTCAATTGATTAGATAGCTCATCAAGATGATGCGCTTTTTCTAATAATTTATGCGACTGTTCTTCTGTTTGATAGACAATTTCATTCATTTTTTGACTTGTCTGTTCCATTAATCTAAGTGCTTTTGTTGCTTCTTCGCTTCCTTTTGATTGTTCTGAATTTGCAGCACTTATTTCATGTGCCATTTCACTTGATCTAGTGGCTATTTCTACAACTTTTGCCAACATTTCTAAAGACTTTTGACTATTTCTTAAGCCTAATTCAACTGAAGTACTAACTTCTTCCATTGATGCAGAAAAATTCTCGCGAAAAGACGAAATGAGATCGCTTACTCTTTGATTAGAATTAGAAACAATACTTAATATTTCAACTGAGGAGCTTCCACTCATTTGTGCTAAATTCCCAACTTCTTCCGCAACTACAGCGAAGCCTTTTCCTGCTTCGCCTGCTCTCGCCGCTTCAACTGAGGCATTAAATGAAAGTAATTTCGTTTGAAACACAATGTCATCTATAACGCTTGTTTTATCAGAAATTTGATTCATAATTTGGATGACTTCTTGCATTTTTTCTAAATTTTGCAAAGTTGTTTTTTTCATGACTTCTTGAGATTGAGTAATAGAGTTCATTGTTTGATTCAAAACTTGCAAAGATTTTAGACTTTGTTCGACAATCTTTCTTGTCTCTGCTGATAATTGAGAAGATTCTGTTGCTGACTGAGATGTTTTTCCTATCATTTCATTCATCTGAGTCATCGCCGCAGCTGTTTCATGAATGGAAGAAGATTGTGTTTGTC of Pigmentibacter sp. JX0631 contains these proteins:
- a CDS encoding lytic transglycosylase domain-containing protein; this encodes MKFNNINILDKNEPSKKKKVFLTACKTLTTFCFLPLLVSCQSSLKQSDLYLSSENSEIYSKNSSIDKKLANNEKQESNQSTSRFDAKKESKKQGIVKSQKPQQAYAPPKKTKPEEDLELSSDNNIIPSPDETEDLNDNLSLTTSDEAISLEKLETSELAGFSQNYSTGEGAENTLICDDNIYYDSWKEQFDSQWLANHGHEHSSVAQRNKALALARTNEYIKIVYPSIEKTGFDFPVVINQQVLQWINYFTNPGRNYFVVWLKRGRALMPKMEKILEEYGLPKDLKYLSMIESGYNPKALSYVGAVGLWQFMPATARENGLIINDYLDERRDLNKSTRAAANYLSRLYSTFGSWHLSAASYNGGPGLVRKTLRNYGTDSSFFELTSMGVVNKETADYVPKLIAAMIIAKNQEKFGFDTTDAPLPAPTKIVEVKRSIALSDLAQNLKIDKSVLEAMNPELRLGITPPASATAEGKFDLEVPASHYENALLAINQLPEASNKYIIAARIHRRESLVSFAARYKVSQAAILHANSKLKANAHLRKGQVIYIPISLGNGMYDKLTAQKFLAKRNASKKSQIHHISSKNSKIVAQNEHISKSKKAKSSSMQKSKKKIKSLATAQQKSSKGKKVATSGNRKTSR
- a CDS encoding transporter substrate-binding domain-containing protein encodes the protein MKSYVFCFLMLLKSNLIFANNYMLRVPTFESKPKFYKKNGKVIGLCIDVLSEIEKVEPKLKFTGMDEQISIVQIEQMVTDGEADIFLCNGETERRNVKLKKVNVPIFQAQSVLVARSEDAVEIKNIQDLQKLYPNNLVLSWKGTEQNDWILKKSKVMTDSGISGTNNMERLFQMLLTNRGRFLFVQKYTAINSIKELSLEKKVKILHPPLSVSNRYIWVSRKVPLEAVNLIEKALNKLKAKKILHELAKKYDID
- a CDS encoding cache domain-containing protein; this translates as MYIGKLLIKNIHSLKLSISSAILAAVPLILVFIFFTLPNYQDRIEQAKKNSVQIAIESVFQILTFYYNKEKSGAMSRQQAQNEALEEIKLLRYNDNEYFWINDLHPTMIMHPYKPELNGKDITDFKDPTGKKFFQEMVTVVKNEEAGFVSYMWPKPGKTEPQPKISYVKLFKPWEWMIGNGVYTDDIAAETNKVRNENLIFLLLAGCVTFAISIYGGLQQLMKVVLPVKEVIESLKFQTNSLMTTSEILNKTSLELNSSGQTQSSSIHETAAAMTQMNEMIGKTSQSATESSQLSAETRKIVEQSLKSLQVLNQTMNSITQSQEVMKKTTLQNLEKMQEVIQIMNQISDKTSVIDDIVFQTKLLSFNASVEAARAGEAGKGFAVVAEEVGNLAQMSGSSSVEILSIVSNSNQRVSDLISSFRENFSASMEEVSTSVELGLRNSQKSLEMLAKVVEIATRSSEMAHEISAANSEQSKGSEEATKALRLMEQTSQKMNEIVYQTEEQSHKLLEKAHHLDELSNQLNKILKNKVA
- a CDS encoding MFS transporter; this translates as MFSILKPKTSVVKIPNEKIKETYNRFRIMALSSVFIGYLSYYLVRNNFTLSTPYLQHELQLTNTQIGFLSSCMLISYGISKGVMSSLADKANPKMYMALGLILCSIVNIGLGFSSLFWVFVGFVILNGIFQGMGVAPSFITIANWFPSSERGRVGSIWNISHNIGGGVVSPIIGGSLAVLGQDKWQISSFIIPAGISIGIAFLVIYLGKGSPSQEGLPELKDIIPEKMTANQKNEEHPPENMSAYQIFIKYVLKNKNAWYVAFVDVFVYMVRFGMLSWLPIYLLKEKDFTKNEMSIAFLFFEWAAIPSTLLAGYISDKLFKGRPMPLAIICMSLIFVCIIGYWQSESVHTVTIFASIVGCLIYVPQFLASVQTMEVVPKFAVGSAVGLRGFMSYILGATLGTSLFGFLVDKYGWHAGFYALMLGSILCIVFCILSHINLNTNEIYKKN
- a CDS encoding DUF2797 domain-containing protein, which produces MNYILQKRNYPLVKMNYEIIPRTTTFSLEKLENKQLNSKETIDINITYFLDKEKIIPIGKQRKIKLFHLGNYNCNSCTKVVKKLFDGFCFPCFKYKACADKCIMSPHLCHYMNGTCREPTWGDEYCYQPHYVYLSYTDKFKVGITRESQIPTRWIDQGATSAVLLAKVSSRNQAGILEHKLKEIIHDKSHWINMLKSGNEKPSISLFYETYTKISQWIKSNSLLELDEYKAKLPTHLKLKNEITLFENPTILNIEYPFPEQINKFQSINLEKNNTFEEEIMGIKGQYLMFKNHVFNVRRHEGFLVDFSIT